The nucleotide sequence ATCACTACACCGGGCCGGGAGGTCCAAACCGTGAAGCGGATGACGTGACCGACCCTTTCTATCTCGATACGGGAAATACCCGCATGCTCCCACTTCTTGGCGATGTACTTCCGAAGCGCGATGTCCTCGTGAAGATTCTTCGCATAATCCTTACCGCCGGCATACCACTTGGACTCCCATTCACTGACGACTCCAAGACGGAATCCGATTGGGTGAACTTTCTGTCCCACGAGTTCCCCCTCCTTAACGTTCTGCCACTGTGACTGTCACGTGGCTTGTACGGTGGTAGTAGGGGTGCGCCCTACCCATCGACACGGGGCGGAAGCGCTTCATCTTCGGCCCCTGATCCGCCGTAGCTGCTACGACCCGCAGTTTATCCGTATCCATGCCGAAATTGTGTTCGGCGTTGGCTACAGCGCTCTGCAACACTTTTCCGACGAGCTTGGCGGATTTCTGCGGGCTGAACTGGAGAGCCACAAGGGCGTCCCCGACTTTTTTGCCCCGAATGAGAGCCAGCACCCGACGAACCTTTATAGGTGAAACCCGTACCTGCCTGGCAACGGCTTTCGCTTCCATCACCATCACTCCTTACCTCGCTCTTGAGGAGCGCTCCTGACCCGCATGTCCGCCGAACTTGCGGGTGGGGGCAAATTCCCCAAGTTTGTGACCGACCATATTTTCGCTGATGTAGATGGGGATGTGGATCCTGCCGTTGTGCACCGCAATCGTGTGGCCGATCATGGGCGGCACTATGGTGGACCTCCGGGACCAGGTCTTGAGCACTTTCTTCGCGGTCCCTTCGTTCATGTCCTCCACTTTACGGAGCAGCTTCTGGTCCACATAGGGCCCCTTCTTTCTGGAACGAGCCATCTTAGTCCCTCCTTACTTCTCGTAACGGCGCCGGACGATAAGTCTATCGGACGGCTTGTTCTTCCGGGTGCGGTATCCCTTTGCGGGAGTTCCCCAGGGGGAAACGGGGTGCTTATGGGACTTGCTCCGTCCCTCACCGCCGCCCATGGGATGGTCGACAGGGTTCATGACCATACCGCGAACCATTGGACGTCTGCCCAACCAACGGGTCTTCCCGGCCTTGCCGAGGGACACGTTCTCGTAATCTTCGTTTCCGACCTGGCCGATGGTGGCCATGCATTCCTGCAGGATGAGCCGGAGCTCACCGCTGGGCATACGGAGGTAAGCGTACTTTCCTTCTT is from Aminivibrio pyruvatiphilus and encodes:
- the rpsS gene encoding 30S ribosomal protein S19, whose protein sequence is MARSRKKGPYVDQKLLRKVEDMNEGTAKKVLKTWSRRSTIVPPMIGHTIAVHNGRIHIPIYISENMVGHKLGEFAPTRKFGGHAGQERSSRAR
- the rplV gene encoding 50S ribosomal protein L22, translated to MEAKAVARQVRVSPIKVRRVLALIRGKKVGDALVALQFSPQKSAKLVGKVLQSAVANAEHNFGMDTDKLRVVAATADQGPKMKRFRPVSMGRAHPYYHRTSHVTVTVAER